A single Microbacterium protaetiae DNA region contains:
- a CDS encoding proteasome assembly chaperone family protein gives MPSSAPLYERVAAAPPVPPGLPLVIALTGFTDAGAAVAQLIAHIRDELDPLPLVLFDNDVLLDYRARRPLVTFDGERITDYRPAKLELSLVRDTLGQRFLLLSGYEPDFVWEEFARIIVRMAAEYEASSVTWLHAIPMPVPHTRPIGTTVSGTRTTLTAAHSVWRPHTQVPGTIGHLLEYRFAEADIPVAGFILLVPHYLGDTEYPAATLAALDSISAATGLVFDGDELRAANRDYLKRVSEQISENEELGRMLKGLEERYDSYMAGSTQATPMVHTGDLPSADELAAELERFLASRPGDDDKRGGTLG, from the coding sequence ATGCCCTCATCCGCACCGCTGTATGAGCGTGTGGCAGCCGCGCCGCCCGTGCCGCCCGGTCTGCCGCTGGTCATCGCGCTCACCGGGTTCACGGATGCCGGTGCCGCCGTCGCGCAGTTGATCGCACACATTCGCGACGAGTTGGATCCATTGCCGCTGGTGCTTTTCGACAATGATGTGCTGCTGGACTACCGCGCTCGTCGGCCTCTCGTGACCTTCGACGGCGAGCGGATCACCGACTACCGTCCTGCCAAGCTCGAACTCTCGCTCGTACGCGACACGCTCGGGCAGCGATTCCTTCTGCTGTCGGGATACGAGCCCGATTTCGTCTGGGAGGAGTTCGCCCGCATCATCGTGCGAATGGCGGCCGAATATGAGGCGTCTTCGGTGACGTGGCTGCATGCGATACCGATGCCGGTGCCGCACACCCGACCCATCGGCACGACCGTCAGCGGCACCCGCACCACGCTGACCGCGGCGCATTCGGTGTGGCGACCCCACACGCAGGTTCCGGGAACGATCGGCCACCTGCTGGAGTACCGCTTCGCCGAGGCCGACATTCCGGTGGCAGGCTTCATCCTGCTCGTTCCCCATTATCTGGGCGACACCGAGTACCCCGCGGCGACGCTTGCTGCTCTCGACAGCATCAGCGCCGCCACCGGGCTGGTTTTCGACGGCGACGAGTTGCGGGCTGCGAACCGTGACTATCTGAAGCGGGTGTCGGAGCAGATCAGCGAGAACGAGGAGCTCGGGCGCATGCTGAAGGGCCTCGAGGAGCGCTACGACTCCTACATGGCAGGCTCCACGCAGGCGACGCCGATGGTGCACACCGGTGATCTTCCCAGCGCCGACGAACTGGCCGCAGAGCTCGAGAGGTTCTTGGCCAGTCGACCCGGCGACGACGACAAACGCGGCGGAACACTCGGCTGA
- the glnA gene encoding type I glutamate--ammonia ligase has product MFNDPSEVLAFIKDEDVKFLDIRFTDLPGVQQHFNIPASTVDEEFFTLGQLFDGSSIRGFANIHESDMQLIPDVTTAYVDPFREAKTLIMLFDIYNPRTGEIYGKDPRQVAKKAEKYLASTGIADTAFFAPEAEFYIFDDVRYEVTSQSSFYAVDSEEGAWNTGRVEEGGNLGNKTPFKGGYFPVSPVDKTADLRDDISLNLIESGLILERAHHEVGTGGQQEINYRFDTMVHAADDILKFKYIVKNTAEEWGKVATFMPKPLYGDNGSGMHTHQSLWLGGEPLFYDEKGYGGLSDIARWYIGGLLKHAASVLAFTNPTLNSYHRLVKGFEAPVNLVYSAGNRSAAIRIPITGSNPKAKRIEFRAPDASGNPYLAFAAQLMAGLDGIKNRIEPHEPIDKDLYELPPEEAKGIPQVPNSLQDSLDALAADHAFLLEGGVFTEELIETWIEYKIENEIKPLAQRPHPFEYELYFGV; this is encoded by the coding sequence ATGTTCAACGATCCCTCCGAGGTGCTGGCGTTCATCAAGGACGAGGACGTGAAATTCCTCGACATCCGCTTCACGGACCTTCCTGGTGTGCAGCAGCACTTCAACATCCCCGCATCGACCGTCGACGAGGAGTTCTTCACCCTCGGTCAGCTCTTCGACGGCTCGTCGATTCGGGGCTTCGCGAACATCCACGAGTCGGACATGCAGCTGATCCCCGACGTCACCACTGCGTACGTCGACCCGTTCCGCGAGGCCAAGACGCTGATCATGCTGTTCGACATCTACAACCCGCGCACCGGCGAGATCTACGGCAAGGACCCGCGTCAGGTCGCCAAGAAGGCGGAGAAGTACCTCGCCTCCACGGGCATCGCCGACACCGCGTTCTTCGCACCCGAGGCGGAGTTCTACATCTTCGACGATGTGCGCTACGAAGTGACGTCGCAGTCGAGCTTCTATGCCGTCGACTCCGAAGAGGGTGCCTGGAACACCGGCCGGGTCGAAGAGGGCGGCAACCTGGGCAACAAGACGCCCTTCAAGGGCGGCTACTTTCCCGTCTCGCCGGTGGACAAGACGGCCGATCTGCGCGACGACATCAGTCTGAACCTCATCGAGTCGGGCCTGATCCTCGAGCGTGCCCACCACGAGGTCGGCACCGGCGGGCAGCAGGAGATCAACTACCGCTTCGACACGATGGTGCACGCGGCCGACGACATCCTCAAGTTCAAGTACATCGTCAAGAACACGGCTGAGGAATGGGGCAAGGTCGCCACCTTCATGCCCAAGCCACTGTACGGTGACAACGGATCGGGCATGCACACCCACCAGTCGCTGTGGCTGGGCGGCGAGCCGCTCTTCTACGACGAGAAGGGCTACGGCGGGCTCAGCGACATCGCACGCTGGTACATCGGCGGTCTCCTGAAGCACGCGGCTTCGGTCCTGGCGTTCACCAACCCCACGCTGAACAGCTACCACCGGCTGGTCAAGGGCTTCGAGGCTCCCGTGAACCTGGTGTACTCGGCCGGCAACCGGTCGGCGGCGATCCGCATTCCGATCACCGGCTCGAACCCGAAGGCCAAGCGCATCGAGTTCCGCGCGCCGGATGCCTCGGGCAACCCGTACCTCGCGTTCGCGGCGCAGCTGATGGCCGGCCTGGACGGCATCAAGAACCGCATCGAGCCGCACGAGCCCATCGACAAGGACCTCTACGAGCTGCCCCCGGAGGAGGCCAAGGGCATTCCTCAGGTGCCGAACTCGCTGCAGGACTCGCTCGACGCTCTGGCCGCCGACCACGCCTTCCTGCTCGAGGGCGGCGTGTTCACCGAGGAGCTCATCGAGACCTGGATCGAATACAAGATCGAGAACGAGATCAAGCCGCTCGCGCAGCGTCCGCACCCCTTCGAGTACGAGCTCTACTTCGGGGTCTGA
- a CDS encoding DUF4191 family protein: MAARSSQPEKKPNFFAQLKSLFVFTKEVFPWLLWAEIGILIVGICVGILIGILLTPGVLWSIILWGVTGLLLGVLAGLMVLTRLSTKAMYEKIDGRPGAAGHVLSTSLGRSWTASDTPVGVNPKTQDAVYRAVGRGGVVVVGEGARGRLTRLVNEERSKAKRVASGVPVNVFYVGHGEGDVAIADLAKTIKKLPKAINRTTQAAVIKRIDSVSQSLASLPIPKGIDPMKARAPRPR, from the coding sequence ATGGCCGCACGCAGTTCCCAGCCCGAGAAGAAGCCGAACTTCTTCGCACAGCTCAAGTCCCTCTTCGTCTTCACGAAAGAGGTCTTCCCCTGGCTGCTCTGGGCCGAGATCGGCATTCTCATCGTCGGCATCTGCGTCGGCATCCTGATCGGCATCCTCCTCACACCCGGCGTGTTGTGGAGCATCATCCTCTGGGGCGTCACCGGTCTGCTGCTGGGCGTGCTCGCCGGGCTGATGGTCCTGACCCGACTGTCGACCAAGGCGATGTACGAAAAGATCGACGGACGCCCCGGCGCTGCCGGGCACGTGCTGTCTACCTCACTCGGACGCAGCTGGACCGCGAGTGACACGCCGGTGGGTGTGAACCCGAAAACACAGGATGCCGTCTACCGCGCCGTCGGCCGCGGCGGCGTCGTGGTCGTCGGCGAGGGCGCGCGGGGCCGTCTGACACGACTTGTCAATGAAGAGCGCTCCAAGGCCAAGCGCGTCGCCAGCGGTGTTCCGGTGAACGTGTTCTACGTGGGGCACGGCGAAGGCGACGTCGCCATCGCCGATCTGGCCAAGACGATCAAGAAGCTGCCCAAAGCCATCAACCGCACTACCCAGGCCGCCGTCATCAAGCGCATCGACTCGGTCTCGCAGTCGCTGGCGTCGTTGCCGATCCCCAAGGGCATCGACCCGATGAAGGCGCGCGCCCCGCGCCCGCGCTGA
- a CDS encoding RDD family protein, which produces MPDATLPSHPGERLGLPATGPGSIGRFGRRLGALAIDLACAALIGYAFFHHVDAVTGMPVADPLATNIVFALVQIVFIPTIGGSPGHRLVGLRLVRVQGGWVGLWRPIVRTALLFLIVPALIWDADQRGLHDKAAGTALVRT; this is translated from the coding sequence GTGCCCGACGCGACCTTGCCCTCCCACCCCGGCGAACGACTTGGACTGCCGGCGACCGGGCCGGGCAGCATCGGGCGCTTCGGACGGCGACTGGGCGCTCTGGCGATCGATCTCGCCTGTGCCGCGCTGATCGGCTACGCCTTCTTCCACCACGTCGATGCGGTGACCGGGATGCCGGTGGCCGACCCGCTGGCGACGAACATCGTGTTCGCCCTCGTGCAGATTGTGTTCATCCCCACCATCGGCGGCAGTCCTGGCCACCGGCTGGTCGGGCTGCGGCTGGTGCGTGTGCAAGGCGGCTGGGTCGGCCTGTGGCGACCCATCGTGCGCACGGCCCTGCTGTTCCTGATCGTTCCTGCGCTGATCTGGGATGCCGATCAGCGCGGGTTGCATGACAAGGCGGCCGGAACCGCCCTCGTGCGCACCTAG
- a CDS encoding leucyl aminopeptidase — protein sequence MPFPKLAARTTPPVESEAELLILALPPLDASPELTPWPGLADALEQVAFAGSAGEIVRVPSTETHRLAVVGTGATPSDADVRDAVGAAVRTLTGFDSVAVAVPGAARSLQRAALEGAALGGYWFDDYKSASDRKRPAAEVTVHGAELTETDIRDVDATAAAVALVKDLAATPAQWLGPQDLVDRALEATASLPIDVQVYDEAALADGGFGGILGVGQGSQRPPRLVRLDYSPAQATRHIALVGKGITFDTGGLSLKPPASMVGMKFDMTGAATVLAVIRAAAARELPVRVTAWMCIADNMPSGSAIRPGDVVRICDGTSVEVLNTDAEGRLVLADGLAAASREHPDVLVDVATLTGAIIVALGTRHTGVMGSDAAVEEYLAASDRADELAWRLPLPPHMEKELESPIADLQNAKIGDRAGGSLFAGLFLQRFVGRTSDDDTSERIPWVHLDIAGSGENGGSGYGFTDKGATGATVRALLAFLEGVQR from the coding sequence ATGCCGTTTCCGAAGCTGGCCGCGCGCACGACGCCTCCGGTCGAGTCCGAAGCCGAATTGCTCATCCTCGCCCTCCCTCCCCTGGACGCTTCACCTGAGCTGACGCCGTGGCCGGGCCTGGCCGACGCGTTGGAGCAGGTCGCCTTCGCCGGCTCGGCCGGCGAGATAGTACGGGTTCCGAGTACCGAGACACATCGTCTGGCCGTCGTGGGCACGGGGGCGACGCCGTCAGATGCCGACGTCCGCGATGCGGTGGGAGCCGCGGTGCGCACACTCACGGGATTCGATTCCGTGGCCGTCGCCGTGCCCGGCGCTGCACGCAGCCTCCAGCGTGCGGCGCTCGAGGGTGCCGCATTGGGCGGCTACTGGTTCGACGACTACAAGTCGGCCTCGGATCGAAAGCGCCCCGCTGCCGAGGTGACCGTGCACGGCGCCGAGCTCACCGAGACCGACATCCGTGACGTGGATGCCACAGCCGCTGCCGTGGCGCTCGTGAAGGATCTCGCCGCCACGCCGGCCCAGTGGCTCGGTCCGCAAGACCTGGTGGACCGCGCGCTCGAGGCCACCGCGTCACTGCCGATCGACGTGCAGGTGTACGACGAGGCGGCGCTGGCCGACGGTGGTTTCGGCGGCATCCTCGGAGTCGGACAGGGCTCCCAGCGCCCGCCGCGCCTGGTGCGCCTGGACTACTCCCCCGCCCAGGCGACACGTCACATCGCCCTGGTGGGTAAGGGCATCACCTTCGACACCGGCGGGCTGTCGCTGAAACCGCCGGCATCGATGGTGGGCATGAAGTTCGACATGACCGGTGCCGCCACCGTTCTCGCCGTCATCCGCGCAGCCGCCGCGCGGGAGCTGCCCGTGCGGGTCACGGCGTGGATGTGCATCGCCGACAACATGCCGTCGGGGTCGGCGATCCGGCCCGGCGATGTGGTGCGCATCTGCGACGGCACCAGCGTCGAAGTGCTCAACACCGACGCCGAGGGCCGGTTGGTGCTCGCCGATGGTCTGGCCGCGGCCAGTCGCGAGCATCCCGATGTGCTCGTCGACGTGGCCACACTCACCGGCGCCATCATCGTGGCACTGGGAACACGACACACCGGGGTCATGGGCTCCGATGCGGCCGTCGAGGAATACCTGGCCGCCTCTGACCGGGCCGACGAGCTCGCCTGGCGGCTTCCCCTTCCCCCGCACATGGAGAAGGAGCTGGAATCCCCCATCGCCGATCTGCAGAACGCCAAGATCGGTGATCGCGCGGGCGGCTCGCTTTTCGCCGGGCTGTTCCTGCAGCGGTTCGTGGGGCGCACCTCTGACGACGACACATCCGAGCGCATCCCGTGGGTGCATCTGGACATCGCCGGTTCCGGAGAGAACGGCGGCAGCGGGTACGGCTTCACCGACAAGGGGGCCACCGGCGCCACGGTGCGGGCCTTGCTTGCGTTCCTCGAGGGGGTGCAGCGATGA
- the sucB gene encoding 2-oxoglutarate dehydrogenase, E2 component, dihydrolipoamide succinyltransferase, whose product MSTSVVLPALGESVTEGTVTRWLKNVGDTVQEDEGLLEISTDKVDTEIPSPVSGVLEEILVQEDETVEVGAVLAHIGDGSGTAAQPEAAAAEAEPAPAEPAPAETSEQPAPATPPEEAPAAPAQQAAPASSAPDGDGKDVVLPELGESVTEGTVTRWLKSVGDDVAVDEPLLEISTDKVDTEIPSPFAGTLQEILVQEDETVDVGSVLGRIGSGAAAAPAPAAEPAPTAESAPAPAEPAPAPAEPVPAPAEPAPAPERAAAPAQPEPAGPATVPPATPAQPAAPAAGDEEFTYVTPLVRRLAQQQGVDLATVTGTGVGGRIRKEDVLKAAEAAKAPQQPASAAPVAPAPLEVSPLRGTTQPMSRLRKVLAERAVASMQQTAQLTTVVEVDVTRLATLRDRVKGDFQAKTGDKLSFLPFFTLAAAEALQAFPIVNATVDGDQIVYPATENLSIAVDTERGLLTPVLRDAGSKNIAGIAHEIADLAVRTRENKLKPDELAGGTFTITNTGSRGALFDTPVVFLPQSAILGTGTVVKRPGVVSIDGKDAIAIRSYVYLALSYDHRIVDGADAARFLGAVKARLESGDFEANLGI is encoded by the coding sequence ATGAGCACTTCCGTGGTCCTCCCCGCGCTCGGCGAGAGCGTCACCGAGGGAACGGTCACCCGCTGGCTCAAGAACGTCGGGGACACCGTCCAGGAGGACGAGGGCCTGCTCGAGATCTCCACAGACAAGGTGGATACCGAGATTCCCTCGCCCGTCAGCGGCGTTCTCGAGGAGATCCTCGTGCAAGAGGATGAGACCGTCGAGGTGGGCGCAGTGCTGGCGCACATCGGAGATGGCTCGGGCACCGCCGCGCAGCCGGAGGCGGCCGCCGCCGAGGCTGAGCCCGCCCCGGCAGAGCCCGCCCCGGCAGAGACATCCGAGCAGCCCGCGCCGGCGACGCCGCCAGAAGAGGCCCCCGCTGCGCCCGCGCAGCAGGCTGCGCCGGCAAGCTCTGCGCCGGACGGTGACGGCAAAGACGTCGTGCTGCCCGAACTCGGCGAGAGCGTCACCGAGGGCACCGTGACCCGCTGGCTCAAGAGCGTCGGCGACGACGTCGCGGTCGATGAGCCGCTGCTGGAGATCTCCACCGACAAGGTCGACACCGAAATCCCGTCGCCGTTCGCCGGCACCCTGCAGGAGATCCTCGTCCAGGAGGACGAGACCGTCGACGTGGGTTCGGTGCTCGGCCGGATCGGCTCCGGCGCCGCCGCAGCACCGGCGCCGGCCGCAGAACCCGCACCGACCGCAGAGAGCGCCCCGGCGCCTGCTGAGCCCGCGCCGGCGCCCGCTGAGCCCGTTCCGGCACCTGCTGAGCCCGCGCCGGCTCCCGAGCGCGCTGCGGCACCCGCGCAGCCCGAACCTGCCGGCCCTGCCACCGTTCCCCCGGCTACGCCGGCACAGCCGGCCGCGCCGGCGGCCGGCGACGAGGAGTTCACGTATGTGACGCCACTGGTGCGCCGCCTCGCACAGCAGCAGGGCGTCGATCTTGCCACCGTCACCGGCACCGGGGTCGGCGGACGCATCCGCAAGGAAGACGTCTTGAAGGCCGCAGAGGCCGCCAAGGCGCCCCAGCAGCCCGCTTCTGCCGCTCCCGTCGCGCCGGCGCCGCTCGAGGTCTCGCCGCTGCGCGGCACGACTCAGCCGATGTCGCGCCTGCGCAAGGTGCTCGCCGAGCGCGCGGTCGCCTCGATGCAGCAGACGGCTCAGCTGACCACGGTGGTCGAGGTGGATGTCACCCGTCTGGCCACCCTGCGCGACCGGGTCAAGGGCGACTTCCAGGCCAAGACCGGCGACAAGCTGTCGTTCCTGCCGTTCTTCACGCTGGCCGCCGCCGAGGCACTCCAGGCGTTCCCGATCGTCAACGCGACCGTCGACGGTGATCAGATCGTCTATCCGGCGACCGAGAACCTGTCGATCGCGGTCGACACCGAACGCGGCCTGCTGACACCGGTTCTGCGCGACGCGGGCAGCAAGAACATCGCGGGCATCGCCCACGAGATCGCCGATCTCGCGGTTCGCACGCGGGAGAACAAGCTCAAGCCCGACGAGCTCGCCGGCGGCACCTTCACGATCACCAACACCGGCTCGCGCGGTGCGCTGTTCGACACGCCCGTCGTGTTCCTGCCTCAGTCGGCGATCCTGGGAACAGGCACGGTGGTCAAGCGCCCCGGCGTCGTCTCGATCGACGGTAAGGACGCCATCGCGATCCGCTCGTATGTGTACCTTGCGCTGTCGTACGATCACCGCATCGTCGACGGCGCCGATGCCGCCCGCTTCCTGGGGGCGGTCAAGGCCCGCCTCGAGAGCGGCGACTTCGAGGCGAATCTCGGCATCTGA
- a CDS encoding RNA polymerase sigma factor has product MTAGTKTTTRARAKDTDVDETVDEAVPATGKSTAKTAPAKKASAKKPAAKKTAKKTSGTATSGDEFDEEEVEPASSADQAAPASKAAASKKSDAVDDDEDDEDESGAAKKAEFTEPLPSGAIVISSKDEEDVPVYSTQITGATADPVKDYLKQIGKVPLLNAAEEVELAMRIEAGLFAEEKLSHMSAAEKSAQLGLDLQWVARDGQRAKSHLLGANLRLVVSLAKRYTGRGMQFLDLIQEGNLGLIRAVEKFDYTKGFKFSTYATWWIRQAITRAMADQARTIRIPVHMVEVINKLARVQRQMLQDLGREPTPEELSRELDMTPEKVVEVQKYGREPISLHTPLGEDGDSEFGDLIEDTEAVVPADAVGFTMLQRQLESLLDSLSEREAGVIRMRFGLGDGQPKTLDQIGDTFGVTRERIRQIESKTMAKLRHPSRSQSLRDYLE; this is encoded by the coding sequence GTGACCGCAGGCACGAAGACCACCACCCGCGCACGGGCGAAGGACACCGACGTCGACGAGACCGTCGACGAGGCGGTTCCGGCGACCGGCAAGAGCACCGCGAAGACGGCTCCGGCGAAAAAGGCCTCCGCCAAGAAGCCTGCCGCGAAGAAGACGGCGAAGAAGACGTCGGGCACCGCGACATCGGGCGACGAGTTCGACGAGGAAGAGGTGGAGCCGGCGTCATCCGCTGACCAGGCGGCGCCCGCCTCGAAGGCCGCCGCGTCGAAGAAGAGCGATGCGGTCGATGACGACGAAGACGACGAAGACGAGTCCGGCGCCGCGAAGAAGGCCGAGTTCACCGAGCCGCTGCCCTCGGGTGCCATCGTCATCTCGTCGAAGGACGAAGAAGACGTCCCCGTCTATTCGACGCAGATCACCGGTGCGACCGCCGACCCGGTCAAGGACTACCTGAAGCAGATCGGCAAGGTTCCGCTGCTGAACGCGGCCGAAGAGGTCGAGCTGGCGATGCGCATCGAGGCAGGTCTGTTCGCCGAAGAGAAGCTCTCGCACATGTCAGCGGCCGAGAAGTCGGCGCAGCTGGGGCTTGACCTGCAGTGGGTCGCCCGCGACGGGCAGCGCGCCAAGAGCCACCTGCTGGGTGCGAACCTGCGCCTGGTGGTGTCGCTGGCCAAGCGCTACACCGGTCGTGGCATGCAGTTCCTCGACCTCATCCAGGAGGGCAACCTCGGTCTTATCCGCGCGGTCGAGAAGTTCGACTACACCAAGGGCTTCAAGTTCTCCACGTATGCGACCTGGTGGATCCGGCAGGCGATCACCCGTGCCATGGCAGACCAGGCGCGCACCATCCGCATCCCCGTGCACATGGTCGAGGTCATCAACAAGCTGGCCCGCGTGCAGCGGCAGATGTTGCAGGATCTCGGTCGTGAGCCCACCCCCGAAGAGCTCTCCCGCGAACTCGACATGACCCCCGAGAAGGTCGTCGAGGTGCAGAAGTACGGCCGCGAGCCCATCTCGCTGCACACACCGCTGGGCGAAGACGGCGACAGCGAGTTCGGCGACCTCATCGAAGACACCGAGGCAGTGGTCCCGGCCGACGCGGTGGGTTTCACGATGCTGCAGCGCCAGCTCGAGTCGCTGCTCGACTCGCTGAGCGAGCGTGAGGCGGGCGTCATCCGCATGCGCTTCGGCCTCGGCGACGGCCAGCCCAAGACACTCGACCAGATCGGCGACACGTTCGGTGTGACCCGCGAGCGGATTCGTCAGATCGAGTCGAAGACGATGGCCAAGCTGCGGCATCCGTCCCGCTCGCAGTCCCTGCGGGACTACCTCGAATGA
- the lpdA gene encoding dihydrolipoyl dehydrogenase yields the protein MSERSFDVVVLGGGSGGYAAALRAAELGKNVALVEKDKLGGTCLHRGCIPTKALLHAAEVADAARDAASIGVRAHVDGIDPDALRAYREGIVAKKYKGLQGLVKARGITVVDGQGHLLPDRGVQVGDDVLRGTDVILATGSYSRSLPGLEIGGRIITSEQALALEHIPARVIVLGGGVIGVEFASVWRSFGVEVTIVEALDHLVPNEDVALSKGLERAFRKRGIGFSLGVRFASASQTDDGVSVVLEDGTSYDADYLLVAVGRGPSTAGLGLEEAGVLLERGFVQVDDRLRTHAAHVWAVGDIVPGLQLAHRGFAQGIFVAEQIAGLSPVAVPETQIPKVTYSSPEVASVGLTEAQAVTAHGADAVHSYEFNLAGNGKSEIIGTSGLVKVVRATNGPVLGVHLLGDRVGELITEGQLAVGWEAHPEDIAPLVHAHPTQSEALGEAFLALAGKPLHAL from the coding sequence ATGAGCGAGCGAAGCTTCGACGTCGTCGTGCTCGGCGGCGGAAGCGGCGGATACGCCGCCGCGCTGCGTGCCGCTGAGCTGGGCAAGAACGTCGCCCTCGTCGAGAAAGACAAGCTCGGCGGCACCTGCCTGCACCGCGGGTGCATTCCGACCAAGGCACTGCTGCATGCGGCCGAGGTGGCCGACGCGGCCCGGGATGCGGCATCCATCGGCGTGCGCGCACATGTCGACGGCATCGACCCAGACGCCCTGCGTGCGTACCGCGAGGGGATCGTCGCAAAGAAGTACAAGGGGCTGCAGGGGCTCGTGAAGGCCCGCGGCATCACGGTCGTCGACGGCCAAGGGCATCTGCTGCCCGATCGCGGCGTGCAGGTCGGTGACGACGTGCTGCGCGGCACCGATGTGATCCTGGCGACCGGGTCATACAGTCGCAGTTTGCCGGGGCTCGAGATCGGCGGTCGGATCATCACCAGCGAGCAGGCTCTCGCGCTGGAGCACATCCCCGCTCGTGTCATCGTGCTGGGCGGCGGCGTCATCGGTGTCGAGTTCGCGAGCGTGTGGCGGTCATTCGGCGTCGAGGTGACCATCGTCGAGGCCCTCGACCACCTCGTTCCCAATGAGGATGTCGCGCTCAGCAAGGGGCTGGAACGTGCTTTCCGCAAGCGCGGAATCGGGTTCTCGCTGGGCGTGCGATTCGCTTCGGCGTCGCAGACCGACGACGGCGTGTCCGTCGTGCTGGAAGACGGGACCTCCTACGACGCCGACTACCTTCTCGTCGCGGTCGGTCGTGGGCCGAGCACGGCCGGGCTCGGTCTCGAAGAGGCCGGCGTGCTCCTCGAGCGCGGCTTCGTGCAGGTCGATGACCGGCTGCGCACGCACGCCGCGCATGTGTGGGCGGTCGGCGACATCGTGCCCGGACTGCAGCTCGCGCACCGCGGATTTGCGCAGGGGATCTTCGTGGCCGAGCAGATCGCCGGGCTCTCGCCCGTGGCCGTGCCCGAGACGCAGATTCCCAAGGTCACCTACAGCAGCCCGGAGGTCGCGTCGGTCGGTCTCACCGAGGCGCAGGCTGTGACTGCCCACGGCGCGGACGCCGTGCACTCGTACGAGTTCAATCTCGCCGGCAACGGAAAGAGCGAGATTATCGGCACGTCAGGACTCGTCAAGGTCGTGCGCGCCACCAACGGTCCGGTCCTGGGTGTGCATCTGCTCGGTGACCGCGTCGGCGAGTTGATCACCGAGGGCCAGCTCGCCGTGGGATGGGAGGCCCATCCCGAAGACATCGCGCCCCTGGTCCATGCGCACCCGACCCAGAGCGAAGCGCTCGGCGAGGCGTTCCTGGCGCTGGCGGGCAAACCGCTGCACGCGCTGTGA